CACGGCATGAACGCACTCTAGTCGCACAGGATTGGGGTCGGTGACGGGGTGTACGCCGATGACGGTGCCCTTGATGCCAACCGGCACCATGTAGATGGTGCGGACGATGACGACGCGATCGAACAGGCGCACTGGGCGACGCGACTTATACACTTCGGGCAGTGTGACATTTGGCTTGATGAGGAGGTGTGGCTTCACCTGGAGCTTTACATCCTTCACCGGCATCGATCGCAGCTCCTCGACGGCGCCCATCAGCAGTTCCACGGTCTCCTTGCAAACTGTCTTGGAGCCACAGGAGATGCGATCCACCTTCATGTGCGGTTGCTGACGGACCCAGTTAGCCAGATCCTCGATATGGTGTTGGCCCACGGCGTCCGGGTAAATGTCCTCTTCAAAGAAGTACTCGCTCCTGTCGTTGCTGACGGCGAAGTAGCTGACCACCTCGGGGAAGCGCTCGCAGTACCTTTGCATGAGCTCGAGGGCTAGGCTGGAGTAGAACCACTGGTTGTTCAGGCGACAACAGTAGCCGGCCCGCTCCTCGTTCTGGCGGGGAAACTTCAGCTGCAGCCCGATGTTGTGTTTGGCCACGTTCTCCATCTTTTCGCGCCGCGGTCCGAGCACTACCCAGAAGGTGCCGGTTAGACGGCCCAGGGCTCTTCCATTGATGTTCAGCTGCCGGCAGACGTCGAAGGTGCTCATATAGTCCTTGTCGCGTTCCTCCTGCTCTAGACGCGCCTCCTCCAGGTTCGGCTCGGGATGAACCCGAATACAGACTAAAAAACACTCAGTTATTGCTAGAATTACTAGTTATTATTGCTAGAAGGCTTACCCTGGATGCGTCCGCAGCTATAGACGAGCAGTGGGTCCAGCACAGTGCCCTCGCTGCCGTAATAAGGACTGCCGATGAAAAATACCAAGCTGCCGGCGGGAAAGAGTTGCTCTATTTTGGAGAACTGCTGGCGCATGTTCTTCTTCACAGACAGCTCGCCTACCACGCCCTGAGCCGGGTATTCCGTAATACTGCTGCTCCAGGCATCCTTCATGTGCACGGTGCCCTTGGCGCCGAAATCGACGGCGCTTCCCGCGTAGGTACGCGCGTACACGAGAACCTCGTAGTTTTCGAACTGGATCCCCATGCGCGTACTGAAGCTGTGTAGAATAAAACGAATTACATGGGCATTAGAACCTGACAGCACCTGACAGGAAAGGGGAGCACTCAACTGTTCTTGCAACGCCTTGCACTCCGCATCGAAGCGTCGCGACTCGTTCGAGGACCTCCCATCCTTGTCGATGCACTGATCACGCGTGGCGATCTTCACAACCTTGGCCATTATAAGATGGGGCCATCCAATGTGCACCACCTGCTCCAAGTAGCGTGCAGCCACTGCCTCCAAGGAATCCTCTGTCCCTTGCCTTCGTGGCATCAGCACCATATTCTGGTTGCGGCTGACTTGCTCGAAGACTTTCACCCGACCGTGGCGCAGCTCAAACTAACGAAGTCAGAGTGGTGGATTGATTGTCACACAGAATAATACACTTTGAACTTACATTGAAGGCCAGATGCTTCATAGTGGGAAAGCCAGGGAAGAAGACGTGGCGCGCTGCATTCGGCATTTCAACGCAAACGCTGTGGGGGAGATTCAGGGCAATCTCTCCGGCCCAACGGGCCACTTCTGTGCAGTTCACGTGCTTCAGAGCCTTCAGCGGGGGCAGGGCTGGCATCGAGCCCACATCCTGGGGACTGTAGTCGTACTGGTACATCGGTCCGTGCCTGTTTCGGGCTCTCTCTGCGGTCGACAGATGGGCCTCGCACGGCCGCATTACGCTGAGCAGTAGGCGCTCGTCTATGAAGGGTATGAGAACGACGGCCTCCCAGTCGTGCTTCTTGCCATTGAGATCGCTCTTAAAGTCCGTGGGGTAAAATTCCGCCAAGGGGCTGGTCGGTTTCAGCATGAGGTCGTGGTAGGCAGTTGGAAGGAGCTTGAAACTGGCTGCCGGCAGAACACCAAGCAACTGAAATGAAAGTAGCATATGAGAATGTTGGACTACGACTGGAGGGGGGCAAGGTAAACCTGTTCGAAGGGAAGAAATGGCGTCCCTAGCTGGAACTTGATCTGGGCAGTCGCGATATTGTTGAGGTCACTGATGAAGGGGGCATAGTGGAAGGGGTAGTACCAGTCCCACGACTGCACGCCGCGGTAATAATAGTCCAGGATCCACTGGAGCGCAGTCACATAGTGGTGGCCCAACTCTTCGATCAGCTGATTCGGTGGCCGCGAGCTGAGATTGAACTTGTTGCGGTAATAGTTACGCTTGTAGTTCTGGAAGTCTTTTAACACGCAAGCCTCTTCGTCGCTCAGATCCTCATCGCTGTCGTCATTGTAGAGCTACAAGAGAGTCGGAAAAAACAATGAATAATGGGAAAACTCTTGATAGGGGATTCAGGGAAGGACGGTCCAACCTGTGTGCTGTCATTGATCAGGGCTTTCAGGTCGGAATCGTAGTCTTTGGAGGAGGATATCTCTCCAACGTCTATGTCGAAGGCCTCTGTATTGCCATTCGCGTACTTTAGATCGTCGGCGTGCTCCTTGTACTGCTCCAGCTCTACCTCGCTGAGAGCCGTCATGAAGATCTGCAGTCGCTGCAGGTTCAGCTTGCCGTGCTCGTTGATGTTGCCACCAAGGGAATGGTAAATGCGTATGTACGTCTTGTACAACAGCGGCAGGGCATTGGAGGAGATGTGCAGGCAGGGCAGATGAGGAATGAAGTCGTTGCCGACCATGAAGCCCATAAGGACCCAGTCGTCGATTAGCTGGGCCACATCTAGCTTATGTTGAGCGGTGTTCAGCTCGTGGAACTCCAGCTCGAGATATTCCCGAAGCAGGCCGAGATGCAAGAGGAAGAAGCGCGTCTCCTCTACGGAAGCCCGCTTAACATTTCGTCCAAACTTGACCTCCTCGCGTAGAACCACAAAGTGCAGCTCGTGCGTGCACAATCCCAGAATGATGAGATCCGCGTCCAGGCCGTATAAGCAGTGCCTGGTGTTGGGGTCAAAGTTGGGCTGGGCCTTCATATAGCGTATGTAGTCCATAATCTTGTGTTCACCCTCGCCGGGCGTCTCCTGTCCGCTGAGGATCACAGAGCACTTCTGCCAGAGTGGGTCTGTGGAGATCTTTGTCTTGAGGAAACAGCGGAGTCCCTGTTGCAGCCGCTCCATGAAATCAGTGCCTGGCGTGATGCAGTTACTATCGAAGCGCTCGTGCTCCCGACGTTCTCCTTTTTGCAGCGCCTTGGCCTCCAGCATTTCAGCCTCGCGGGCAGAGCGGAAGCGGCGGCTTCTTTGCTGATTCATTTTGGCCCGCGGGGCAACACCATCCACAGCCAGGAAAAAAAGTTTCTGCGGCTTAATCAGGTAGAACAGCTTGTCCACATAGTTGAATATATCCTGAAATATCTGCTGCTCCTCCAAGTGAAAGTGTATGTTGTTGTCATCCGGATGGGAGCAGTTGTGGACGATGCCATTCATGTCCAGGTATAGGTTGTCGAACTCAGGGATCTGTTAGCAtgaaaaggaaaggaaacAGCTGATGACGTGGTTGGGGAGACAGCGTTGACCCATAACTTACGCTATGCTCGCGCGCCAATTCGCTCAGGCACGGATACCTTTCGCTGATATAGCGGAAAAACTTCGGAACACCCATGTCAACTCaaataaaatttatttttactAGGAAAATCACAATCAGATTAGAATTATAATTCTATGCGATGTCGATGTCCTTGGTCACTGTCAATTTTGCAAGGAGTCAGTGATGGTCAGTGTGACCGTAGACTTATCGATAAAacataccgtccgaccctccgaaatataccaaaatacaccgtctcattttaaaaatataccgtaaatatactgacgaattcaagttctatattcctcgatttttatattccgtggaatattactagctctgcccacataattttattattatgtTAAATACTTGACTTTGATTTTTTTTGCCTCAATTTTGGTTCCTCAACAACAATATATCGTCCCGTATGATAAAAAACCGAAcgtagcccacttaagccccctctatAAGTTTAACTAAttgaggtaaatggcggaaaatattagCGATTGTAAAGTCTTTTTGTAGATTCATGCCATCTTTCCtctgaacttaaaaaaaaaccaccaTATCTttcacatgaaaaaaaaaaaacgattaATTGGAACTGTTTTAGTTCGTTCACTGCAGTGAAAGTTCGTTCGTTCATGAGCGACCACACTAAACAAAACCGATTGATTTCTGTTCCAAATTTTACGTAATTCTACCTGCGAAAATGTCGCTTGTACGCCAAGTAATGTGCAGGACTACATCCTTTCAGCTGTAAGTGTCAATCCTTGCACATCTTAGAAATGCTAACCATCCATTCGTGTTTTGGTTGTTCTGTAGATTAAACGTCAATAAAATCACAACTTCCCGCTGCGCTTCTACCAAAGATACTGCTCCATTGGATCTAAAAACGGCCTTGGCCCGTCCTGAGGAGTTGGAACAGCGCAACAAATTGAGTGGAAAGATCACCGTGCCCACTGCCGTAAATCTTGGTCCCATTTCCGGAGTGCCCGGGGAGCAGCTGAAGGACCGTCGTGTGCGCATTCACATACCACCTAAGAATGCAATGCAAAGCGGCACAGACAACATTAACACTTGGCAGATTGAGTTCGACAATCGGGAGCGATGGGAAAACCCTCTAATGGGCTGGGCCTCTTCGTAAGTATCGCGATTAGAGTGTTAATGGCCTAGTACACATTTGTCTTGCTTTTTCCACAGTGGCGACCCGCTCTCCAATTTAAATGTGCAGTTCGGAACCAAAGACGAAGCCATCACCTACTGTGAACGCAACGGCTGGCGTTGGTATATCGATGGCGAAGAGAAGCCCAAGAAGGAGCGCGTCAAGAACTACGGGATCAACTTTTCCTGGAACAAGCGCACACGTGTCTCCACCAAGTAGATTGGGCAGTTTAATCACTCGATGAACTATCACTGTTGAAATACATGAACAAAAAAATCACGCCTTCAGATTCTTAATGTCCTTCTTGAGCTTCTCCATTGAATGATTTGCACAATTAAGCTTGAAGGGCTAAAGGATGTACGCGTAGGGAAGAGACATTGGGCGCGTTCACCAGCACAACTGGTTGAGTGATGGATTTCGGAATGTGGAGCGTACTATTATTACCGGCACTGTCGTACGCAATCCATCAGTGTGCGCTGAGCAAGTTGCGCTGGTTTCACCAGTACACGAAACCTAATTCAGGGCTGAGCTTCCTAGTTGAACATTCAAAATCCGTGCTGCGATGAATAATGTAGCCGTCGGTGATCCAAAAGCAGCTAGCTCTGGAGCCTGACTCCTCTGCGACTTTGCTGGTTTACCCCTCCCACGCCCTAATGCAGGCGCTCATTCATTCTTCTGCCGCCCACAACACACGCTCCTTTTAAGCGAAACTGCTAGTCATCAGTCACAATCACCGTTAGTTTACAGTAAATTCCAGTGGTAAACAATGCATGTTTGTGCATGCATATATTTACAATCCGTACATTTCAGTTATACATATACGAAAAACATTTGACTGTTGCGTTTAGGCCATGAATATGTCAGTGACATTACTAAAACTTATGGTTAGCTCCAGAAGAGAACAGTGAACGCCATCAACAGGCAAGCGGCACCGACCCAGGGCGACTTTCGCTCACCTATGCGCGCCAGCTTCCAAAATGTGCCAAGCAGGCTGAAATGAAGAGATATAATTGGTAATTGAACGGAAAGAGGTGGCTTGATGGGTCCTACCCAGTCTTTTTCCGGTCGATGATGCTGGGGAACATAGACCGCAAATAAGCACAGGTGCAGATCAGGAGCAGGATGACGGACAGCAAGCTTTGGAAATTAAACAGGGCACTCTGGGGAAGACAAAGATTTTAGGATTACTGTTTTTCGTAGGACTATGGGAATCCAAACCATTGCACAAATTTATGGGCTATCTATGGTTAACAACAGAATAGGAAACTAGTGACGTGCCATATACATATGCTTGTGAACTAGTTCGTGATCCATACAAAACAACTGGGTCGATAAAAGGAGCAGAATGGTTTATTGGACTTTTAATCTAACAAGTTGGTCTAGTGATATACTAGTGAAAATTGTTTTAGAAATCCCAGATAGCATAATATTTATTCGGATCGCCCACAGAAGTTGTTCCCACCTATTTTGAATGGTGACGATGGATCTGGTAACCTTCCAGGTTTCCTCCTATTTGAATGTGCCGCCTGTTCCTCTGTTTCTCTATTAGTTCATACAAAGAAAATGTATCATCATGAGCAAGCCCAGGAGCGAAATTTCATGTGTTGTGGTGTTACTAATAAGTATTaatttatatataaaataacTGCTTAAGGATTTTCGATACCCCATCATTATAAATTTGAGGAAAATCTCAAGAGATGTTTGCTGGGCACACTTATGCACATTGATTCATGCAGGCATGCATACGTACTTAAAAATTACTT
The Drosophila miranda strain MSH22 chromosome XL, D.miranda_PacBio2.1, whole genome shotgun sequence genome window above contains:
- the LOC108157502 gene encoding 5'-3' exoribonuclease 1 isoform X1 codes for the protein MGVPKFFRYISERYPCLSELAREHSIPEFDNLYLDMNGIVHNCSHPDDNNIHFHLEEQQIFQDIFNYVDKLFYLIKPQKLFFLAVDGVAPRAKMNQQRSRRFRSAREAEMLEAKALQKGERREHERFDSNCITPGTDFMERLQQGLRCFLKTKISTDPLWQKCSVILSGQETPGEGEHKIMDYIRYMKAQPNFDPNTRHCLYGLDADLIILGLCTHELHFVVLREEVKFGRNVKRASVEETRFFLLHLGLLREYLELEFHELNTAQHKLDVAQLIDDWVLMGFMVGNDFIPHLPCLHISSNALPLLYKTYIRIYHSLGGNINEHGKLNLQRLQIFMTALSEVELEQYKEHADDLKYANGNTEAFDIDVGEISSSKDYDSDLKALINDSTQLYNDDSDEDLSDEEACVLKDFQNYKRNYYRNKFNLSSRPPNQLIEELGHHYVTALQWILDYYYRGVQSWDWYYPFHYAPFISDLNNIATAQIKFQLGTPFLPFEQLLGVLPAASFKLLPTAYHDLMLKPTSPLAEFYPTDFKSDLNGKKHDWEAVVLIPFIDERLLLSVMRPCEAHLSTAERARNRHGPMYQYDYSPQDVGSMPALPPLKALKHVNCTEVARWAGEIALNLPHSVCVEMPNAARHVFFPGFPTMKHLAFNFELRHGRVKVFEQVSRNQNMVLMPRRQGTEDSLEAVAARYLEQVVHIGWPHLIMAKVVKIATRDQCIDKDGRSSNESRRFDAECKALQEHFSTRMGIQFENYEVLVYARTYAGSAVDFGAKGTVHMKDAWSSSITEYPAQGVVGELSVKKNMRQQFSKIEQLFPAGSLVFFIGSPYYGSEGTVLDPLLVYSCGRIQVCIRVHPEPNLEEARLEQEERDKDYMSTFDVCRQLNINGRALGRLTGTFWVVLGPRREKMENVAKHNIGLQLKFPRQNEERAGYCCRLNNQWFYSSLALELMQRYCERFPEVVSYFAVSNDRSEYFFEEDIYPDAVGQHHIEDLANWVRQQPHMKVDRISCGSKTVCKETVELLMGAVEELRSMPVKDVKLQVKPHLLIKPNVTLPEVYKSRRPVRLFDRVVIVRTIYMVPVGIKGTVIGVHPVTDPNPVRLECVHAVDTFCEVLFDKVVPNCNDIHGIAEERVYKIPENALVVICLNENGQNQQTGLQLEKTHQSYYQPNQSNAPRMEKREKQNRQQQQQPQQQQQQQQQQQQQQKQQQQKQQQQQKQQQQQQQQQPQKQQQQPQKQQLQQQPQKQQLQQQQQHKQQQLQQQQQLQQQQQLQQQQQLQQQQQLQQQQKLQQQQQPQKQQLQQQQETNSRYVTAAGSTWNEITMKTKISEDFVKPRSDLPGRSNQPITAQAVSQHQHHHSALPTNSHLEDAKESWPQSSGRHQGGNVGAAPKPTTISPALVVSDKQTLALKSLLGMNKEQQPLGQVTLTSLQQQQQPPKSQSQIVQRPMPGQMPKLPQPPLFWQKEAQEKAQEAQQAQQAQQAIHIQARQWFRSLQPQEVDYHQCLPRQRPNPPQTQQRHLQQMPPPHTYQMPYKNGNQSFYNNLQEHEVYNNNNTRTTLEHQQYQTQYPQHTQHPQHPHQLQDIASSRPRYSSIQDFVPIQAYRPKVSQRSQPIGQIETETPSSTAAGEMNSRPSHREEIPNEATVGLMQTLNIQPSTSQAERSTAVASTVEADADPGAGSTAAQLKARKQRVPRIGAKFDLDYIIH
- the LOC108157502 gene encoding 5'-3' exoribonuclease 1 isoform X2; translation: MGVPKFFRYISERYPCLSELAREHSIPEFDNLYLDMNGIVHNCSHPDDNNIHFHLEEQQIFQDIFNYVDKLFYLIKPQKLFFLAVDGVAPRAKMNQQRSRRFRSAREAEMLEAKALQKGERREHERFDSNCITPGTDFMERLQQGLRCFLKTKISTDPLWQKCSVILSGQETPGEGEHKIMDYIRYMKAQPNFDPNTRHCLYGLDADLIILGLCTHELHFVVLREEVKFGRNVKRASVEETRFFLLHLGLLREYLELEFHELNTAQHKLDVAQLIDDWVLMGFMVGNDFIPHLPCLHISSNALPLLYKTYIRIYHSLGGNINEHGKLNLQRLQIFMTALSEVELEQYKEHADDLKYANGNTEAFDIDVGEISSSKDYDSDLKALINDSTQLYNDDSDEDLSDEEACVLKDFQNYKRNYYRNKFNLSSRPPNQLIEELGHHYVTALQWILDYYYRGVQSWDWYYPFHYAPFISDLNNIATAQIKFQLGTPFLPFEQLLGVLPAASFKLLPTAYHDLMLKPTSPLAEFYPTDFKSDLNGKKHDWEAVVLIPFIDERLLLSVMRPCEAHLSTAERARNRHGPMYQYDYSPQDVGSMPALPPLKALKHVNCTEVARWAGEIALNLPHSVCVEMPNAARHVFFPGFPTMKHLAFNFELRHGRVKVFEQVSRNQNMVLMPRRQGTEDSLEAVAARYLEQVVHIGWPHLIMAKVVKIATRDQCIDKDGRSSNESRRFDAECKALQEHFSTRMGIQFENYEVLVYARTYAGSAVDFGAKGTVHMKDAWSSSITEYPAQGVVGELSVKKNMRQQFSKIEQLFPAGSLVFFIGSPYYGSEGTVLDPLLVYSCGRIQVCIRVHPEPNLEEARLEQEERDKDYMSTFDVCRQLNINGRALGRLTGTFWVVLGPRREKMENVAKHNIGLQLKFPRQNEERAGYCCRLNNQWFYSSLALELMQRYCERFPEVVSYFAVSNDRSEYFFEEDIYPDAVGQHHIEDLANWVRQQPHMKVDRISCGSKTVCKETVELLMGAVEELRSMPVKDVKLQVKPHLLIKPNVTLPEVYKSRRPVRLFDRVVIVRTIYMVPVGIKGTVIGVHPVTDPNPVRLECVHAVDTFCEVLFDKVVPNCNDIHGIAEERVYKIPENALVVICLNENGQNQQTGLQLEKTHQSYYQPNQSNAPRMEKREKQNRQQQQQPQQQQQQQQQQQQQQKQQQQKQQQQQKQQQQQQQQQPQKQQQQPQKQQLQQQPQKQQLQQQQQHKQQQLQQQQQLQQQQQLQQQQQLQQQQQLQQQQKLQQQQQPQKQQLQQQQETNSRYVTAAGSTWNEITMKTKISEDFVKPRSDLPGRSNQPITAQAVSQHQHHHSALPTNSHLEDAKESWPQSSGRHQGGNVGAAPKPTTISPALVVSDKQTLALKSLLGMNKEQQPLGQVTLTSLQQQQQPPKSQSQIVQRPMPGQMPKLPQPPLFWQKEAQEKAQEAQQAQQAQQAIHIQARQWFRSLQPQEEHEVYNNNNTRTTLEHQQYQTQYPQHTQHPQHPHQLQDIASSRPRYSSIQDFVPIQAYRPKVSQRSQPIGQIETETPSSTAAGEMNSRPSHREEIPNEATVGLMQTLNIQPSTSQAERSTAVASTVEADADPGAGSTAAQLKARKQRVPRIGAKFDLDYIIH
- the LOC108164864 gene encoding NADH dehydrogenase [ubiquinone] iron-sulfur protein 4, mitochondrial, whose translation is MSLVRQVMCRTTSFQLLNVNKITTSRCASTKDTAPLDLKTALARPEELEQRNKLSGKITVPTAVNLGPISGVPGEQLKDRRVRIHIPPKNAMQSGTDNINTWQIEFDNRERWENPLMGWASSGDPLSNLNVQFGTKDEAITYCERNGWRWYIDGEEKPKKERVKNYGINFSWNKRTRVSTK
- the LOC108165122 gene encoding protein kish — translated: MSALFNFQSLLSVILLLICTCAYLRSMFPSIIDRKKTGLLGTFWKLARIGERKSPWVGAACLLMAFTVLFWS